The following coding sequences are from one Mesorhizobium onobrychidis window:
- a CDS encoding arginyltransferase: MTHHPTQSPQFFLTAPSPCPYLEGQFERKVFTHLVGDKAPEMNDLLTQGGFRRSQNIAYRPACETCRACVSVRILAQEFTASRNMRRVIQHNSDLIGAMHDAQPSTEQYSLFRSYLDARHRRGGMSDMTVLDYAMMVEDTHVDTKVIEYRRRGPDSFITGKGQGELIAVALTDKMADGLSMVYSYFNPDFEDRSPGTFMILDHIARARAMGLPHVYLGYWVNGSRKMNYKMRFMPQEHLGPKGWERYDHEAVSR; this comes from the coding sequence ATGACGCACCATCCTACCCAGTCGCCGCAGTTCTTCCTGACCGCGCCGTCGCCGTGCCCGTATCTTGAGGGCCAGTTCGAACGCAAGGTGTTCACGCATCTGGTCGGCGACAAGGCGCCGGAGATGAACGATCTGTTGACGCAAGGCGGCTTCCGGCGATCGCAGAACATCGCCTACCGGCCGGCCTGCGAGACCTGCCGCGCCTGCGTTTCGGTGCGCATCCTGGCCCAGGAATTCACCGCCAGCCGCAACATGAGGCGGGTGATACAGCACAACTCAGACCTGATCGGCGCGATGCACGACGCGCAACCGTCCACCGAGCAGTATTCGCTGTTTCGCAGTTATCTCGATGCCCGCCACCGCCGCGGCGGCATGTCCGACATGACGGTGCTCGACTACGCCATGATGGTCGAAGACACGCATGTCGACACCAAGGTCATCGAGTACCGGCGCCGCGGCCCCGACAGCTTCATCACCGGCAAGGGCCAGGGCGAGCTGATCGCGGTGGCGCTCACCGACAAGATGGCCGACGGTCTGTCGATGGTGTATTCCTACTTCAATCCGGACTTCGAGGACCGCTCGCCTGGCACCTTCATGATCCTCGACCACATCGCCCGCGCCAGGGCGATGGGCTTGCCCCATGTCTATCTCGGCTACTGGGTCAACGGCTCGCGCAAGATGAACTATAAGATGCGCTTCATGCCGCAGGAGCATCTCGGCCCGAAAGGCTGGGAACGCTACGACCACGAAGCGGTTTCGCGCTGA
- a CDS encoding DMT family transporter yields the protein MSSHNDHQKGLLITAIGGLTLTIDIPLIRLADGGAWTILLLRTGTTLAAALIIWAVWRSLSRNAPQLIPGWSGLVVAICYGLTSVTFVTSIYYTTTANLVFILAFNTVFAALLSWLFLKERPRLVTVVAMLAMIVGVAIIVGDSIGTGHLFGDLMALCSAFFIALAITISRASGKDMGFTSLIGVILPLAVAVFMVSGEGLQVNAPWWIIFNGAVIMPISFFCLANGPKYISGPEVAMFYLLETVLAPVWMWMIFAETPSRNSLIGGAILIVTLVAHSLWQLHEGRKRRATLAVRHPA from the coding sequence ATGTCGTCCCACAACGATCATCAAAAAGGCCTTCTCATCACCGCCATTGGCGGGCTGACGCTGACCATCGACATTCCACTGATCCGGCTCGCCGACGGCGGCGCATGGACGATCCTCCTGCTGCGCACCGGCACCACCTTGGCCGCGGCGCTGATCATCTGGGCTGTCTGGCGCTCGCTGAGCAGGAACGCGCCGCAGCTCATCCCCGGCTGGTCGGGGCTCGTTGTCGCCATATGCTACGGGCTGACCTCGGTCACCTTCGTCACCAGCATCTATTACACCACGACCGCCAATCTGGTCTTCATCCTGGCCTTCAACACCGTGTTCGCGGCACTGCTGTCCTGGCTGTTCCTGAAGGAGCGGCCGCGACTGGTTACGGTGGTCGCGATGCTGGCCATGATCGTCGGCGTCGCGATCATCGTCGGCGATTCGATCGGCACCGGGCACCTGTTCGGCGATCTTATGGCGCTGTGCTCGGCTTTCTTCATCGCGCTGGCCATCACCATCTCGCGTGCCAGCGGCAAGGACATGGGGTTCACATCGCTGATCGGCGTGATCCTGCCGCTGGCCGTCGCGGTGTTCATGGTCTCAGGCGAAGGGCTTCAGGTGAACGCGCCGTGGTGGATCATCTTCAACGGCGCCGTCATCATGCCGATCTCGTTCTTCTGCCTCGCCAACGGGCCGAAATATATTTCGGGACCGGAAGTGGCGATGTTCTATCTGCTTGAAACCGTGCTGGCGCCCGTCTGGATGTGGATGATCTTTGCCGAAACACCGTCGCGCAACAGCCTGATCGGCGGCGCGATCCTGATCGTCACGCTGGTCGCCCATTCGCTGTGGCAGCTGCATGAGGGGCGCAAGCGCCGCGCAACCCTTGCGGTCCGTCACCCGGCCTGA
- a CDS encoding AI-2E family transporter: protein MKEPRIKKPEGQQRLFGLSTPVRSAVIPPLSAARWLLVLIVAAGVYFFHGFLVPVLAALVIAFASWPLYRRLLAAVGGNRTIAATLAILFILTFLVVPIALAGAYASNEVREWVGWAIETNREGAVTPHWIATLPVVGDWLNEQWTRNLGHPGGIGELIQLISGANIGSIYRGVLAAGGSAFGLLLALLFMMIALFFAYRDGEHFAGQVDRLGERILPTRWERISRVVPATISSTVTGMTIIAIGEGVVLGVAYWLAGVPSPVTLGALTGIMALIPGGAPLSFTLVSIYLAASGSPMAGLALFIWGAVELFIVDKTLRPKLVGGPIKLPFLPTFFGLIGGVKTMGFLGLFIGPVLMALLVAIWREWLREVELADELAPAAPVELEGAPPQIEIVAEKKSQAG from the coding sequence TTGAAAGAACCCAGGATTAAGAAACCGGAAGGGCAGCAGCGCTTGTTCGGCCTGTCGACGCCGGTCAGATCCGCCGTCATTCCACCGCTGTCGGCGGCGCGCTGGCTCCTGGTGCTGATCGTTGCCGCCGGGGTCTATTTCTTTCATGGTTTCCTGGTCCCGGTGCTGGCCGCTCTGGTCATCGCCTTTGCCAGCTGGCCGCTCTATCGGCGGCTGCTCGCTGCTGTCGGCGGCAACCGCACGATCGCCGCGACGTTGGCGATCCTGTTCATTCTCACCTTCCTGGTGGTGCCGATCGCGCTCGCCGGCGCCTACGCCAGCAACGAAGTCCGCGAATGGGTCGGCTGGGCGATCGAGACCAACCGCGAAGGCGCGGTGACGCCGCACTGGATCGCCACGCTGCCCGTGGTCGGCGACTGGCTGAACGAGCAGTGGACGCGCAATCTCGGCCATCCCGGCGGCATCGGCGAACTGATCCAGCTGATCAGCGGCGCCAACATCGGCAGCATCTATCGCGGCGTGCTGGCCGCCGGCGGCAGCGCCTTCGGCCTTCTGCTGGCGCTGCTGTTCATGATGATCGCGCTGTTCTTTGCCTATCGCGACGGTGAGCATTTTGCCGGGCAGGTCGACCGTCTCGGCGAACGCATCCTGCCGACCAGGTGGGAGCGGATTTCACGCGTCGTGCCGGCGACGATTTCCTCGACGGTAACCGGCATGACCATTATCGCCATCGGCGAGGGGGTGGTGCTGGGCGTGGCCTACTGGCTGGCCGGCGTGCCGTCGCCTGTGACGCTCGGCGCCCTGACCGGCATCATGGCGCTGATCCCTGGCGGCGCACCGCTGTCCTTCACGCTTGTTTCGATCTATCTCGCCGCCAGCGGCTCGCCGATGGCCGGGTTGGCGCTGTTCATCTGGGGGGCTGTCGAACTGTTCATCGTCGACAAGACATTGCGCCCGAAACTGGTCGGCGGCCCGATAAAGCTGCCGTTCCTGCCGACCTTTTTCGGCCTGATCGGCGGCGTCAAGACGATGGGCTTTCTCGGCCTGTTCATCGGCCCGGTGCTGATGGCATTGCTGGTCGCGATATGGCGCGAATGGCTGCGCGAGGTGGAATTGGCCGACGAACTTGCCCCCGCAGCACCGGTGGAGCTGGAGGGGGCGCCGCCGCAAATCGAAATCGTTGCCGAGAAGAAGTCTCAGGCCGGGTGA
- the parC gene encoding DNA topoisomerase IV subunit A, translating into MGKRLLPPGDGGGDNIEPVDLKKALEERYLAYALSTIMHRALPDVRDGLKPVHRRIMHAMRLLRLNPDQGFAKCARIVGEVMGKFHPHGDQSIYDALVRLAQDFSMRYPLVDGQGNFGNIDGDNAAAMRYTEARMTDVATELLSGITEDAVDYRPTYNEEDEEPVVLPGAFPNLLANGSSGIAVGMATSIPPHNAAELCDAALHLIEHPEAPVTTLMDFVQGPDFPTGGIIVDSRATILEAYETGRGGFRVRAKWSQEDQGRGTWSIVVTEIPYGVQKARLIEKIAELLMARKLPLLEDIRDESAEDVRVVLVPKSRSVDPGILMESLFKLTELESRFPLNMNVLSRGKIPNVLSLKGVLKEWLEHRREVLIRRSRHRLGEIERRLEILAGYLIAYLNIDEVIRIIREEDEPKQVMMARWSLTDNQAEAILNMRLRALRKLEEFEIRKEFDGLTIEKKQIETLLASDARQWSTIKWEVSSIREKFGPETELGKRRTQFADAPEHDLTDIAHAMIEREPVTVVVSEKGWLRAMKGHLTDHSLLTFKEGDSLKLAFHAQTTDKVLVFTTGGKFYTIGADRLPGGRGHGEPIRIIVDMDNDQDIVTAFVHDPKRKLLLVSHDGNGFIVPEEEVVANTRKGKQVMNVKAPDEAQRCVPVAGDHLAIVGENRKMLVFPLAEIPEMGRGKGVRLQKYKDGGVLDLKTFTLAGGLSWQDSADRTFIKSRDELVEWIGARASAGRMVPKGFPRTGKFG; encoded by the coding sequence ATGGGAAAAAGGCTTTTACCGCCTGGCGATGGCGGTGGCGACAACATCGAGCCGGTCGATCTGAAGAAAGCGCTGGAAGAGCGCTATCTCGCCTATGCGCTGTCGACCATCATGCACCGGGCGCTGCCGGATGTGCGCGACGGGCTGAAGCCGGTCCATCGCCGCATCATGCATGCCATGCGGCTGCTCAGGCTCAACCCCGACCAGGGGTTCGCCAAATGCGCCCGCATCGTCGGCGAAGTGATGGGCAAGTTCCATCCGCATGGCGACCAGTCGATCTACGACGCGCTGGTGCGGCTGGCGCAGGATTTTTCGATGCGCTACCCCCTGGTCGACGGGCAGGGCAATTTCGGCAATATCGACGGCGATAACGCCGCCGCCATGCGCTACACCGAAGCGCGCATGACCGACGTAGCGACCGAGCTGCTGTCCGGCATCACCGAGGATGCGGTCGACTACCGGCCGACCTACAATGAGGAGGACGAGGAGCCGGTCGTGCTGCCCGGCGCCTTCCCGAACCTGCTCGCCAACGGGTCGTCCGGCATTGCCGTCGGCATGGCGACCTCGATCCCGCCGCACAATGCCGCCGAGCTCTGCGACGCCGCCCTGCATCTGATCGAGCATCCGGAGGCGCCGGTGACGACGTTGATGGACTTCGTCCAAGGTCCGGATTTCCCGACCGGCGGCATCATCGTCGATAGCCGGGCCACGATCCTCGAAGCCTATGAAACCGGTCGCGGTGGTTTCCGCGTCCGGGCGAAATGGAGCCAGGAGGACCAGGGCAGGGGCACCTGGAGCATCGTCGTCACCGAAATCCCCTACGGCGTCCAGAAGGCGCGGCTGATCGAAAAGATCGCCGAGCTTCTGATGGCGCGCAAATTGCCGCTGCTCGAAGACATCCGCGACGAGAGTGCCGAAGACGTCCGCGTCGTGTTGGTGCCGAAGAGCCGTTCGGTCGATCCCGGAATCCTGATGGAATCGCTGTTCAAGCTGACCGAGCTCGAAAGCCGCTTTCCGCTCAACATGAACGTCCTGTCGCGCGGCAAGATACCCAACGTGCTGTCGCTGAAAGGCGTGCTCAAGGAATGGCTGGAGCACCGCCGCGAGGTGCTGATCCGCCGCTCCAGGCATCGCTTGGGCGAGATCGAACGGCGGCTGGAGATCCTCGCCGGCTATCTGATCGCGTATCTCAACATCGACGAGGTGATCAGGATCATCCGCGAGGAGGACGAGCCCAAGCAAGTGATGATGGCTCGCTGGTCGCTCACCGACAACCAGGCCGAAGCCATCCTCAACATGCGGCTCAGGGCCCTGCGCAAGCTCGAGGAATTCGAGATCCGCAAGGAATTCGACGGCCTCACTATCGAGAAAAAGCAGATCGAGACGCTGCTTGCGTCCGACGCCAGGCAGTGGTCGACGATCAAGTGGGAAGTCTCCAGCATCCGCGAGAAATTCGGACCGGAGACCGAACTCGGCAAGCGCCGGACCCAGTTCGCCGACGCGCCCGAACATGACCTGACCGACATCGCCCATGCCATGATCGAGCGCGAGCCGGTCACCGTGGTCGTTTCGGAAAAGGGCTGGCTCAGGGCGATGAAAGGTCACCTGACCGATCATTCGTTGCTGACCTTCAAGGAGGGCGACAGCCTCAAGCTCGCCTTCCACGCCCAGACCACCGACAAGGTGCTGGTCTTCACCACCGGCGGCAAGTTCTACACGATCGGCGCCGACCGGCTGCCGGGCGGACGCGGCCACGGCGAACCGATCCGCATCATCGTCGACATGGACAACGACCAGGACATCGTCACCGCCTTTGTCCATGATCCCAAGCGCAAGCTGCTGCTGGTGTCGCATGACGGCAATGGTTTCATCGTGCCGGAAGAAGAGGTCGTCGCCAACACCCGCAAGGGCAAGCAGGTGATGAACGTCAAGGCGCCCGATGAGGCCCAGCGCTGTGTGCCGGTCGCCGGCGACCATCTCGCCATCGTCGGCGAGAACCGCAAGATGCTGGTCTTCCCGCTCGCCGAGATCCCTGAGATGGGTCGCGGCAAGGGCGTTCGCCTGCAGAAATACAAGGATGGCGGCGTCCTCGATCTCAAGACCTTCACGCTTGCCGGCGGTCTCTCCTGGCAGGATTCGGCCGACCGCACCTTCATCAAATCACGTGACGAGCTGGTCGAATGGATTGGTGCCCGAGCCTCGGCCGGACGCATGGTGCCAAAGGGATTCCCGAGGACGGGGAAATTCGGGTAG
- the aspS gene encoding aspartate--tRNA ligase, whose amino-acid sequence MHRYRSHTCAQLRKSDVGSSVRLSGWVHRVRDHGGLLFIDLRDHYGLTQIVADPDSPAFKIAETVRGEWVIRVDGEVKARLAETANANLPTGEIEIFAREIEVLSAAKELPLPVFGEPDYPEDIRLKYRFLDLRRDTLHKNIVARTKIIAEMRRRMGEVGFTEFSTPILTASSPEGARDFLVPSRIHPGTFYALPQAPQIYKQLIMVSGFDRYFQIAPCFRDEDPRADRLPGEFYQLDVEMSFVEQDDVLATMEPVMRDVFETFAAGKPVTQEFPRIPYDVAMRKYGTDKPDLRNPIEMQAVSDHFRDSGFKVFANILANDPKAEVWAIPARTGGSRAFCDRMNSWAQGEGQPGLGYIFWRKEGEKLEGAGPLAKNIGEERTEAIRLQLGLADGDAAFFVAGDPKKFVSFAGAARTRAGEELNLVDRDRFELCWIVDFPFYEWNEDEKLVDFGHNPFSMPQGGIEALNGEDLLGIKAFQYDMVCNGFEIASGGIRNHLPETMVKAFEIVGLDRETVEARFGGLYRAFQYGAPPHGGMAAGIDRVVMLLVGARNLREVTMFPMNQQAYDLLMSAPSEASPQQLRELSLRVAVTKKEG is encoded by the coding sequence ATGCATCGTTACCGCAGCCATACCTGTGCCCAGTTGAGGAAGAGCGACGTCGGCTCTTCCGTTCGCCTGTCGGGCTGGGTGCATCGCGTGCGCGACCATGGCGGCCTGCTGTTCATCGATTTGCGCGACCACTATGGCCTGACCCAGATCGTCGCCGACCCGGATTCGCCGGCCTTCAAGATCGCCGAGACCGTTCGTGGCGAGTGGGTGATCCGCGTCGACGGCGAGGTCAAGGCGCGTCTGGCCGAGACGGCGAACGCCAACCTGCCGACCGGCGAGATCGAGATTTTCGCGCGCGAGATCGAAGTGCTGTCCGCGGCCAAGGAATTGCCGCTGCCGGTGTTCGGTGAGCCGGATTATCCCGAGGACATCCGCCTCAAATACCGTTTCCTCGACCTGCGCCGCGACACGCTGCACAAGAACATCGTGGCGCGCACCAAGATCATTGCCGAGATGCGCAGGCGCATGGGTGAGGTCGGCTTCACCGAATTCTCGACACCGATCCTGACCGCTTCGTCGCCCGAAGGGGCGCGCGACTTCCTGGTGCCGTCACGCATCCATCCCGGCACCTTCTACGCGCTGCCGCAGGCGCCGCAGATATACAAGCAATTGATCATGGTTTCGGGCTTCGACCGTTACTTCCAGATCGCGCCGTGCTTCCGCGACGAGGACCCGCGCGCCGACCGGCTGCCGGGCGAATTCTACCAGCTTGACGTGGAAATGAGCTTCGTCGAGCAGGACGACGTTCTGGCGACAATGGAGCCGGTGATGCGGGACGTGTTCGAGACCTTTGCCGCCGGCAAGCCGGTGACGCAGGAGTTTCCGCGCATCCCCTATGACGTCGCCATGCGCAAATATGGCACCGACAAGCCGGACCTGCGCAACCCGATCGAGATGCAGGCGGTCTCCGATCATTTCCGCGATTCCGGCTTCAAGGTGTTCGCCAACATCCTTGCCAACGACCCGAAGGCCGAGGTCTGGGCCATTCCGGCCAGGACCGGCGGTTCGCGCGCTTTCTGCGACCGCATGAATTCGTGGGCTCAAGGCGAGGGCCAGCCGGGCCTCGGCTACATCTTCTGGCGCAAGGAAGGCGAAAAGCTCGAAGGCGCCGGTCCGCTCGCCAAGAACATCGGCGAGGAGCGCACCGAAGCGATTCGCCTCCAGCTTGGCCTTGCGGATGGCGACGCCGCTTTCTTCGTCGCCGGCGACCCGAAGAAATTCGTCTCGTTCGCGGGAGCGGCGCGCACCCGCGCCGGCGAGGAGCTGAATCTCGTCGACCGCGACCGGTTCGAATTGTGCTGGATCGTCGACTTTCCCTTCTACGAATGGAACGAGGACGAGAAGCTTGTCGATTTCGGCCACAACCCGTTCTCGATGCCGCAGGGTGGCATCGAGGCGCTAAACGGCGAGGATTTGCTTGGGATCAAGGCATTCCAGTACGACATGGTCTGCAACGGTTTCGAGATCGCGTCGGGCGGCATCCGCAACCATCTGCCGGAAACCATGGTCAAGGCGTTCGAGATCGTCGGGCTGGACCGCGAAACGGTTGAGGCGCGCTTCGGTGGCCTCTACCGCGCCTTCCAGTATGGCGCGCCGCCGCATGGCGGCATGGCGGCCGGCATCGACCGCGTCGTCATGCTGCTGGTCGGCGCCAGGAACCTGCGCGAAGTGACCATGTTCCCGATGAACCAGCAGGCCTACGACCTGTTGATGAGCGCGCCATCGGAAGCCAGCCCGCAGCAGCTTCGCGAATTGTCGCTGCGCGTCGCAGTAACCAAGAAAGAGGGTTAA
- a CDS encoding GNAT family N-acetyltransferase — protein MSGYFGTEVQQRLQAQAEASVDFINATPGACQTGRTMGCDDPDQFGWALIDEILNRDGICGFRMIPASKADELKSRLAKGGFRFDSWDVFLADRASALAASEAIIGRGLPDGLIDQDKPTEPDGEYTARIQAFMAASGVVPFSGSLLAGTLGPATTVVVGDETGTVAATAHGYLAHNCHSAYHRYAWGGLIAVAESQRGRGLGNYINARMIVSVFRDLHATHIYELVSASNIPSRRMVESCGLRPDPAVVCGVATPGDSARFTR, from the coding sequence ATGTCAGGCTATTTCGGCACAGAGGTTCAGCAGCGTCTGCAAGCTCAGGCTGAGGCGAGTGTCGACTTCATCAATGCAACCCCCGGCGCGTGCCAGACCGGCCGCACCATGGGGTGCGATGATCCCGATCAGTTCGGGTGGGCGCTGATCGACGAGATCCTCAATCGCGACGGCATCTGCGGCTTTCGTATGATACCAGCAAGCAAGGCGGATGAGCTCAAGTCGCGATTGGCCAAAGGGGGCTTCCGCTTCGATTCCTGGGACGTGTTCTTGGCCGACCGGGCAAGTGCCCTGGCGGCATCGGAGGCAATTATCGGCCGGGGATTGCCCGACGGACTTATCGATCAAGACAAGCCGACCGAGCCGGATGGTGAGTATACGGCCCGCATCCAGGCCTTCATGGCGGCGTCGGGCGTGGTGCCCTTTTCGGGGTCGCTGCTGGCCGGAACCCTGGGGCCGGCGACGACGGTAGTGGTGGGCGACGAGACGGGGACCGTCGCGGCAACCGCGCATGGCTACTTGGCTCACAATTGCCACAGCGCCTATCACCGATATGCATGGGGCGGACTGATTGCGGTCGCGGAATCGCAGAGGGGCCGAGGGCTCGGCAATTACATCAACGCTCGCATGATCGTCAGTGTGTTTCGCGATCTGCACGCGACGCACATTTATGAACTCGTATCGGCATCGAACATCCCGTCCCGAAGAATGGTGGAATCATGCGGACTTCGTCCGGATCCCGCTGTTGTGTGTGGGGTTGCCACGCCTGGCGATAGTGCGCGCTTCACCCGCTGA
- a CDS encoding ArsR/SmtB family transcription factor, translating into MEYTAKLFPAGTSWAPFKVWRGAQKGFSASPAVAFVVRIIYSHLAMQNMASLDRTFHALADGTRRSMIHALARGEARSAGELGRQFRSTQPTISKHLKVLEQAGLIERAVEGRVHQFRLRREPLQDAQAWIARHQAFWTGAVEQLDRLLSEGANDDHR; encoded by the coding sequence ATGGAATATACAGCCAAGCTGTTTCCTGCTGGAACCAGCTGGGCTCCCTTCAAGGTATGGCGTGGCGCGCAGAAGGGATTTTCGGCCTCGCCCGCCGTTGCATTTGTCGTTCGAATAATATATAGCCATTTGGCTATGCAAAACATGGCCAGTCTCGATCGAACGTTTCACGCTTTGGCGGACGGGACCCGTCGTTCAATGATTCATGCGCTCGCTCGAGGCGAGGCCAGAAGCGCCGGCGAACTCGGCCGCCAATTTCGCTCTACCCAGCCGACGATCTCCAAGCATCTGAAGGTGCTGGAGCAGGCCGGGCTTATCGAACGCGCCGTTGAGGGGCGTGTTCATCAGTTCCGGCTGCGCCGAGAGCCACTGCAGGATGCGCAGGCATGGATCGCGCGCCATCAGGCATTCTGGACGGGCGCGGTCGAGCAGCTCGATCGCCTTTTGTCGGAGGGCGCAAACGATGACCATCGATAA
- a CDS encoding SRPBCC family protein gives MTIDKTVAEVRRRFSAAPEKVFAAFAEADLVGRWLKQAPEITLTILQFEFHVDGAYRFAYRPPQGEIVIVGGAFLSIEQPAKIVFSWVIEPPDEHAGIESEVTVIITPDGAGSELVIRHEKLTRSDAVVRHAGGWRGALDQLAALLEAQDFQHDR, from the coding sequence ATGACCATCGATAAGACCGTCGCCGAAGTGCGCAGACGTTTCAGCGCCGCGCCCGAAAAAGTGTTTGCCGCCTTTGCCGAGGCCGACCTGGTCGGAAGATGGCTGAAGCAGGCACCGGAAATCACGCTCACCATCCTGCAGTTCGAGTTCCACGTCGATGGTGCCTATCGCTTCGCCTACCGGCCGCCGCAAGGAGAAATCGTCATCGTCGGTGGCGCTTTTCTATCGATCGAGCAGCCTGCGAAGATCGTCTTTTCGTGGGTTATCGAGCCGCCGGACGAGCATGCAGGCATCGAGTCCGAGGTGACGGTGATCATCACGCCGGACGGCGCCGGCAGCGAACTCGTCATCCGCCATGAAAAGCTCACGCGCAGCGACGCGGTCGTGCGTCACGCCGGGGGCTGGCGTGGCGCTCTGGACCAGTTGGCCGCGTTGCTCGAAGCACAGGATTTCCAGCATGACCGCTGA
- a CDS encoding TfoX/Sxy family protein has translation MTADELAASVRAALAGAGDIREVKMFGGLGFMLNGNMIAAASRRGLLVRVGKDRQHEALAEPGARPMEMRGRVMEGYIYVDPPALTGEAVGRWLQPAIAFVQTLPPKLPGQKPARTKGKRR, from the coding sequence ATGACCGCTGACGAGCTTGCCGCAAGCGTGCGTGCCGCTCTCGCTGGCGCCGGTGATATCCGCGAAGTCAAGATGTTCGGCGGGCTAGGTTTCATGCTGAACGGCAACATGATCGCGGCCGCCTCCCGGCGCGGTCTGCTGGTTCGCGTCGGCAAGGATCGCCAGCACGAAGCGCTTGCCGAGCCCGGAGCGCGTCCGATGGAGATGAGAGGCCGGGTGATGGAAGGCTACATCTACGTCGATCCCCCGGCGCTGACCGGTGAAGCAGTCGGCAGGTGGCTCCAACCGGCGATCGCCTTCGTGCAGACCCTGCCGCCAAAGCTGCCCGGCCAGAAGCCGGCTCGGACGAAAGGAAAACGGAGATGA
- a CDS encoding DUF3280 domain-containing protein: MRIRTLTVLITLLVGTCAFAHAQQTKPMSIEVFPFELEDKSAGAGIIPPDEHDRRYLSESAQMAKDMLSQSGRFTVVDVPASDMQAAAPHGLRNCGGCEGQIAKEHGASLALLGVVTRVNRTEHTMFIRILDAKTGKPVSQGFTDLRMGANYAWPRSVKWLMTNRILR; encoded by the coding sequence ATGCGCATTCGCACATTGACTGTCCTGATCACGCTGCTTGTTGGCACTTGCGCATTTGCGCACGCTCAGCAGACAAAGCCGATGTCAATCGAGGTGTTTCCTTTCGAATTGGAAGACAAGAGCGCTGGCGCAGGAATAATTCCGCCGGATGAACACGATAGGCGCTATCTGTCCGAGTCGGCACAAATGGCGAAGGACATGCTCTCCCAGTCCGGGCGCTTTACAGTCGTTGATGTGCCCGCGAGTGATATGCAGGCGGCTGCTCCGCATGGGTTGCGCAACTGCGGGGGTTGTGAGGGCCAGATTGCCAAAGAGCACGGCGCGTCTCTTGCCTTGCTGGGCGTCGTAACGCGCGTCAACCGAACAGAGCATACGATGTTCATTCGCATCCTCGACGCTAAAACCGGGAAACCTGTTTCCCAAGGCTTTACCGATCTTCGCATGGGTGCGAATTACGCGTGGCCCCGCTCCGTGAAATGGCTGATGACAAACAGAATTCTGCGGTAG
- a CDS encoding MFS transporter: MSSMRPLIPLLIAAGILLGGNGLQSTLIALRGAQEGFSASTIGLMGTFYFAGFLLGCLVVTHIMKAVGHVRAFSALAAIASAGTLLLVLVVDPAMWCALRLAGGFCFAGLFTIMEAWLNSGAANKDRARVLAIYRMVDIGSVTGAQFLIPIVGAGGFAIFAVMSIMITLSLVPVSLGDRSNPTPPEDVKLDLARVWRISPLGCFGCIAVGVTNSAFRTLSPVYAEQIGMSVTDVVTFVSVGIFGGAIIQYPLGYLSDRWDRRSVLLITTCCALLASLALVFWARSDPSLNFVIVFIFGCFAMPLYSLSAAHSNDRADKGEFVLINAALMLFYSFGAIGGPFAASTAMQYFGPSALFVFTATVYAVFVVVILYRMQVRSGVPAGHRSRFIGLLRTSTVFARLAKRNDDSDGPAK; encoded by the coding sequence ATGTCCTCCATGCGCCCGCTGATCCCGCTCCTTATTGCCGCCGGCATCCTGCTCGGCGGCAACGGCCTGCAGAGCACCCTGATCGCGCTGCGCGGTGCGCAGGAGGGATTTTCGGCCTCGACCATCGGCCTGATGGGCACGTTCTATTTCGCCGGGTTCCTGCTCGGCTGCCTCGTCGTCACCCACATTATGAAGGCTGTCGGCCATGTCCGCGCCTTTTCCGCGCTGGCGGCGATCGCTTCGGCCGGAACGTTGCTTTTGGTGCTGGTCGTCGACCCGGCAATGTGGTGCGCGTTGCGCCTCGCCGGCGGGTTCTGCTTCGCCGGCCTGTTCACCATCATGGAAGCCTGGCTCAATTCCGGGGCCGCCAACAAGGACCGCGCGCGGGTGCTGGCCATCTACCGGATGGTCGACATCGGTTCGGTCACAGGCGCACAGTTCCTGATCCCGATAGTCGGCGCCGGCGGTTTCGCCATCTTCGCCGTCATGTCGATCATGATCACGCTCTCGCTGGTGCCGGTGTCGCTCGGCGACCGCTCCAACCCGACCCCGCCGGAAGACGTCAAGCTCGACCTGGCCCGCGTCTGGCGGATTTCGCCGCTCGGCTGCTTCGGCTGCATTGCCGTCGGTGTCACCAACAGCGCCTTCCGCACATTGTCGCCGGTCTATGCCGAACAGATCGGCATGTCGGTCACCGACGTCGTCACCTTCGTCAGCGTCGGCATCTTCGGCGGCGCCATCATCCAGTATCCGCTCGGCTATCTGTCCGACCGCTGGGACCGGCGTTCCGTGCTGCTGATAACGACGTGCTGCGCGCTGCTTGCATCGCTGGCGCTGGTATTCTGGGCGCGCAGCGACCCGTCCCTCAACTTCGTGATCGTCTTCATCTTCGGCTGCTTCGCCATGCCGCTCTACTCGCTATCGGCGGCGCACTCCAACGACCGCGCCGACAAGGGCGAGTTTGTGCTGATCAACGCGGCGCTGATGCTGTTCTATTCCTTCGGCGCCATTGGCGGGCCGTTCGCCGCCTCGACGGCGATGCAGTATTTCGGGCCAAGCGCGCTGTTCGTGTTCACCGCCACCGTTTACGCCGTCTTCGTCGTGGTCATCCTGTACCGGATGCAGGTGCGATCCGGCGTGCCGGCCGGCCATCGCAGTCGTTTCATCGGCCTTTTGCGCACATCGACGGTGTTCGCCCGGCTGGCCAAGCGCAACGATGATTCCGACGGGCCTGCGAAGTAA